The proteins below are encoded in one region of Chloroflexota bacterium:
- a CDS encoding nucleotidyltransferase domain-containing protein encodes MEAIDAARALIERDFPDCLAAFLAGSVVRGEATATSDLDIMVIRGPEQETFRESLRDFGWPIEVFVHTEETHRRFAASDAARRRPATSRMVCEGIILVDQDGLATQLKQDACALLAQGPPPLDEDRIAMARYSLTDLLDDLIGCQDETEGRFIAQLLAEQSADLIVDIHGQWRGQGKWLPRALGVVDPSLPVELSDALREYYCQGDCTALITFAKKTLDLAGGPLWDGFRLTSN; translated from the coding sequence ATGGAGGCGATTGATGCGGCGCGGGCACTGATTGAGCGGGACTTTCCCGACTGTCTGGCGGCTTTTCTGGCGGGTAGCGTGGTTCGGGGAGAGGCCACAGCAACATCAGACCTGGATATCATGGTGATTCGAGGTCCTGAGCAGGAAACCTTCCGGGAGTCCCTTCGAGACTTTGGCTGGCCTATCGAGGTCTTCGTCCACACGGAGGAGACTCATCGCCGCTTCGCCGCCAGCGACGCTGCCCGACGCAGGCCTGCCACCTCACGCATGGTGTGTGAAGGCATAATCCTTGTGGATCAGGATGGGCTAGCGACACAGTTGAAACAGGATGCCTGTGCCCTTCTCGCGCAAGGGCCGCCACCCCTCGACGAGGATCGGATCGCCATGGCTCGTTACAGCCTGACCGATCTGCTTGATGACCTGATCGGTTGCCAGGATGAAACGGAGGGCCGCTTCATCGCCCAGTTGCTGGCCGAACAGTCGGCAGACCTGATCGTCGATATCCATGGGCAATGGCGAGGCCAGGGCAAATGGCTGCCCCGGGCGCTGGGTGTGGTTGATCCGTCGTTGCCAGTCGAGCTTTCAGACGCGCTTCGGGAGTACTATTGTCAAGGCGACTGCACGGCCCTCATCACCTTTGCGAAGAAAACACTGGATCTGGCCGGCGGGCCGCTGTGGGACGGATTTCGCCTTACCTCGAATTGA
- a CDS encoding tetratricopeptide repeat protein, producing MNPSNHTITQPKDKTRGLRSFSLASVALALLWLFHAVSAVAWLRLDNRFPIGETALHLTRAFRVADAVAHPSLDLVSRLAQAADGQPPFYYLVTSPLIWLFGPGADGATLINLAFLALLLAGTFGIALRLLGLIGSPTGDDPAREISGLLTATLLSLFPLVFTYTRVYNPALALAAMVVLSIWFLLLTDRFRRRRYAVAFGLSVAAGMLTANLFWVFLIGPTTIVIIQTLRQPAAETSQRRRSRNAIQRSIHRLPLKASQWNGLFALLLSLLFVPYYLTAGVPLLPQQGSGFLSTLSHLDDAMGGFFLLLLILGLVYALWQAIRPAHAGIRLAFALPLSWFLLGYLIPAAAANEAAQGPDAGQILALLPAAAFLSVVWWRDLPRVLRKPQAMARRWSRVATGIAIVMLAVGTINFAIISWGVSSQAASLLGPTAAASGSALPLSDDAPLISPGRALVQQHPPQRVKWLVATTGDYIDRQCPRGSSCSVMVLPCLNSFSDETFAFYATREGLEDRITFQSLGADDDYYYQLLNSDYIIGKTGDMGCQVDTGIDDPNRKAAADNFNTLIETIDSSQAFDDRFQIKRRFEPLPDGSTVWIMQQVARPFELMDLDQQLLLLDHILQITPQSELARAQWLQTIAQLPDDVQAVERWQHTLDRLPDFLAGHVALADLYLEQHRYQDAIDQYQLAIDLSDERDPVRHRSLLGQAAAFDGLQQPLDALAAYEEANRVLRDDYDTLIEQGRFLIDQQRISQAIDTLTRARRLEPGRLEAHLELARADLVQEKVDAAEEHLQQARKIDPRSPEPLRVQAAALQGFGDPDGALALYQQAIELAPEEVPAYADSINHLLTLNRPEETLELAQRLVETLPNAAEALLVAAHAFDSLGMADDAIDLFQAVIELLPDNAAARLSLVQTLIKIGRYEQAREVIDAGVALGIGRSEMLGATADLMVAAGDRDAAIETYLAALTANPAYWPAAHNLGRLYMKKEQPALALKIAIEMANLRPDVYQIRVLAGDAYRTLGQLAEALQSFRAAEALAPEVSLVHGLIGQTLYDLGDNQRAEPSLLTAARLDLDNLDAQLTLGQVTLNLAVQESGGEVSTDDSRFAQAEQAFNAVLAGDPENLTTLIGLGDLNVAFAQLGEAARYYQEALLLAPGLKDVQQALIDSYLSLGNTESLIVFAESLLSDHPDDVVVLTFLGEALIAAGQPNTAVDAFDLFLSRHPDNLDAMLAEAHTLANSGLTEQALAAFDRITRRRPALALAHVGRGDTLATLNRLADAETAYRLAIEKIADATVEKETLASANLGLARVLLNQGHIEDAHRIARELVDGQTARPETRVLLGDTFQALGQPLDALAEYERALDLAYNDGPANRQMAHRMLETGDLADARLAYEKALEANPSDVASLIGLAKVLNRESGTAVSLAQDERIELQRAKQLLERALALAPGNLHAQRELGDTLLALGDAGRAIELFQALLLNQPTHPSAGHSLRHALAAAQDAEAILTGYEELIAGAGDGKVGEEAGFALAMAYRSLDRQDDARETLTTLLETNPDESKLHLALAELLLADHQLQEAQSHLQRAVDIDPADARAVQRLGRFHLDTGQLEKASALADNLMENQPESAYGFLLAGQSAQANQDEAEALLAFRRAGGLAPDDSFMQTQVGEGYLRADRQENARTSYQSGVAADRRNPDALIGLARIESAQGHPGIALDLLQQALTLDPGYRASQAALGGFLLDSGRADEAIPYLKSALEKELEAYTTGELRALARTSAVPRGLARAYLATGHRDEGLALLQKTLDPEREQLPLIVAESLLAVGQIEQAIDAYQELVAAQPDDAGPLIELAQAYSQIADFDSALDAYQQASAIDPDDFRTYLRQGAVLMALDRSAEAIPIFENAVALLELIPDVVGRTGPGSDGESGDLQLWQAWTELARAYSETGRPQKALETNLAIAEIRPDLYEIQVLIGDNYRDLAEPGQALAAYDEAIRLSSGAAMPYSRQGYIYLAQPGQSQAAETAFMTALDLDAAHAAALEGLARLYAQTGPDGSNLDFLKAEARFRQAIELESENPDIRIGLADLYASFDRHSEAAALYRSALEIAPRLSEVRQKLAESLLSSGMVEEAKQELLQLASELPDKPGAWINLAQIYRSQGDFERAEEAYLEVMTRKPGDHKLKIALGDLYLTKGEISRAEALYREVIEGIEPDDRSDEAMSVLGQAQNQLGKALLRLGQTDDAVTVAETLIDQQPASYRGYGLLSDIYGGQNNLVDAMEILESGLSIVNDRIPLGLRLGNYLLRLDRPEDAQELFEQLIDESPQVVDAHIGLAQSHMAQASELRTLRFDFADTALRNALLLDPDSVAAHTAMGDLMMLYEHPKRAADAYKTALDMRTSTAGDSALRLKLAEAYAASDQWQAALQEYQRVAIANPEEVGLQMTLGNAFTASGRIDQALEQFRLVNRIAPDFPFAYIKQAEVLDSLGESAQALAAYQAAVAAAPDSADAYFTLATAYRARDMIDEAIASLERGLAIDPDREAPRQVLEVLKAER from the coding sequence ATGAACCCATCCAATCACACAATAACGCAGCCCAAGGACAAAACCCGCGGGCTGCGGTCCTTTTCCCTGGCAAGCGTCGCCCTCGCGCTGCTCTGGTTGTTCCACGCCGTCAGTGCTGTCGCCTGGCTGCGCCTGGACAACCGCTTTCCCATTGGCGAGACAGCCCTGCACCTGACCCGCGCCTTTCGGGTGGCCGATGCAGTAGCCCATCCTTCCCTGGATCTGGTTAGCCGCCTGGCACAGGCCGCCGACGGCCAACCACCCTTCTACTACCTGGTCACCTCCCCGCTGATCTGGCTCTTCGGACCAGGCGCCGACGGCGCGACCCTGATCAATCTGGCTTTTCTGGCCCTCCTGCTGGCCGGCACCTTCGGCATTGCCCTTAGGCTGCTGGGACTGATTGGCTCACCCACCGGTGATGATCCTGCCCGGGAAATCTCGGGCCTGCTAACCGCCACGCTGCTCAGCCTGTTCCCCCTGGTCTTCACCTACACCCGGGTCTACAACCCAGCCCTGGCCCTGGCCGCGATGGTAGTCCTGTCCATCTGGTTCCTCTTGCTCACAGACCGATTTCGCAGGCGGCGCTATGCCGTCGCCTTTGGCCTTTCAGTTGCGGCCGGCATGCTGACCGCCAACCTGTTCTGGGTATTCCTGATCGGCCCAACGACCATTGTGATCATCCAGACGCTGCGCCAGCCGGCGGCGGAAACCTCCCAGCGCCGCCGCAGCCGCAACGCCATCCAACGTTCGATCCATCGTTTGCCCCTGAAGGCCAGCCAGTGGAACGGCCTGTTCGCTCTTCTGCTCTCCCTGCTCTTTGTGCCCTATTATCTCACCGCCGGGGTACCGCTGCTGCCGCAACAGGGCTCCGGGTTTCTCTCCACACTCAGTCATCTGGACGATGCCATGGGCGGTTTTTTCCTGCTGTTACTGATCCTGGGACTGGTCTATGCCCTGTGGCAGGCCATACGCCCGGCCCACGCCGGTATCAGATTGGCATTTGCCCTGCCCTTGAGCTGGTTTCTCCTGGGTTACCTGATCCCGGCAGCCGCCGCTAACGAGGCGGCACAGGGGCCTGACGCAGGCCAGATCCTTGCGCTGTTGCCTGCTGCTGCTTTTCTGAGTGTCGTCTGGTGGCGAGACCTGCCCCGGGTCCTGAGAAAGCCTCAAGCCATGGCGCGCCGCTGGTCGAGAGTCGCGACCGGCATTGCCATCGTCATGCTGGCGGTGGGAACGATCAACTTCGCCATCATCAGCTGGGGCGTGTCCTCCCAGGCGGCTTCCCTGTTGGGTCCAACCGCGGCAGCGTCAGGCTCAGCGCTTCCGTTGAGCGACGACGCGCCCCTGATCTCGCCGGGCCGCGCGCTGGTTCAGCAACACCCACCGCAACGGGTCAAGTGGCTGGTCGCCACCACCGGCGACTACATCGACCGTCAGTGCCCGCGAGGCAGTAGTTGCTCAGTGATGGTTCTGCCCTGCCTCAACAGCTTCTCCGACGAAACCTTCGCGTTTTACGCGACGCGCGAAGGTCTCGAAGACCGGATCACCTTCCAATCGCTGGGGGCCGATGATGATTACTATTACCAGCTCTTGAACTCCGACTATATCATCGGTAAAACCGGCGACATGGGTTGTCAGGTCGATACCGGGATCGACGATCCCAACCGGAAGGCTGCGGCAGACAACTTCAACACCCTGATCGAAACAATCGACTCGTCACAGGCCTTCGACGACCGGTTCCAGATCAAACGTCGATTCGAGCCCCTGCCCGATGGGTCGACGGTCTGGATCATGCAACAGGTCGCCCGGCCCTTCGAATTGATGGATCTGGACCAGCAGCTTCTCCTTCTGGACCACATCCTCCAGATCACGCCGCAAAGCGAGCTCGCCCGCGCCCAGTGGCTCCAAACTATTGCCCAGCTGCCCGACGATGTCCAGGCCGTTGAACGCTGGCAACACACCCTCGATCGTTTACCCGACTTCCTTGCCGGCCATGTGGCGCTGGCCGATCTCTACCTGGAACAGCACCGCTACCAGGATGCTATCGACCAGTACCAGCTGGCCATCGATCTGTCCGATGAGCGCGACCCGGTCCGGCACCGCAGTCTTCTCGGCCAGGCAGCTGCGTTCGATGGTCTTCAACAGCCACTGGACGCACTGGCTGCCTACGAAGAGGCCAACCGCGTTTTACGGGACGATTACGACACGCTGATCGAACAGGGTCGCTTCCTGATCGATCAGCAGCGCATTTCCCAGGCCATCGATACCTTGACCAGGGCAAGGAGGCTGGAACCCGGGCGACTGGAGGCTCACCTGGAGTTGGCCAGAGCCGATCTGGTCCAGGAGAAGGTCGACGCAGCCGAAGAACACCTCCAGCAGGCCCGCAAAATCGATCCCCGCTCCCCTGAACCGCTGCGAGTACAGGCCGCGGCCCTGCAGGGCTTCGGTGACCCGGATGGCGCCCTTGCGCTCTACCAACAGGCGATCGAGTTGGCTCCGGAGGAGGTTCCGGCCTACGCAGACTCCATCAATCACCTGCTGACCCTGAATCGACCTGAAGAAACGCTCGAACTGGCTCAGAGGCTGGTTGAAACCTTGCCCAACGCGGCCGAGGCGCTCCTGGTTGCCGCGCATGCATTCGATTCATTGGGCATGGCGGACGATGCCATCGATCTCTTCCAGGCGGTCATCGAACTACTGCCAGACAACGCGGCCGCGCGCCTGTCGTTGGTCCAAACCCTGATTAAAATAGGCCGATACGAGCAGGCCCGGGAGGTTATCGATGCCGGAGTTGCCCTGGGTATTGGCCGATCTGAGATGCTCGGCGCCACAGCCGACCTGATGGTCGCAGCGGGCGACCGCGACGCCGCCATCGAGACTTATCTGGCCGCTCTGACAGCCAATCCTGCCTACTGGCCCGCAGCCCACAATCTGGGCCGGCTCTATATGAAAAAAGAGCAACCGGCGCTGGCCTTGAAGATCGCCATAGAGATGGCCAACCTCCGGCCGGACGTCTACCAGATACGGGTGCTGGCTGGCGACGCATATCGCACGTTGGGTCAGCTTGCCGAAGCACTGCAATCTTTCCGGGCTGCCGAGGCCCTGGCGCCCGAAGTATCACTGGTCCACGGTCTGATCGGCCAGACCCTTTACGATCTTGGCGACAATCAACGGGCTGAACCGAGCCTTCTCACCGCCGCCCGGCTTGACCTCGACAACCTGGACGCGCAATTGACCCTGGGGCAAGTCACGTTGAATCTGGCGGTCCAGGAGAGCGGTGGAGAGGTCTCGACGGACGATAGCCGGTTTGCCCAGGCGGAGCAGGCATTTAACGCAGTGCTGGCGGGTGATCCCGAAAATCTGACGACCCTCATTGGCCTTGGCGATCTCAATGTGGCCTTTGCTCAGCTCGGCGAAGCTGCCCGTTACTACCAGGAGGCGCTCCTGCTGGCGCCTGGCCTGAAAGATGTGCAGCAGGCGCTGATTGACAGTTATCTATCGCTGGGCAACACCGAATCTCTGATCGTCTTTGCCGAATCTCTTCTGAGCGACCATCCTGATGATGTGGTCGTGCTGACCTTCCTGGGTGAGGCGCTGATCGCCGCGGGACAGCCGAATACCGCCGTCGACGCCTTCGATCTGTTCCTGTCCAGGCATCCCGACAACCTGGATGCAATGCTGGCCGAAGCCCACACCCTGGCCAACAGCGGTCTCACCGAACAGGCCCTGGCCGCCTTCGATCGCATCACGCGCCGGCGACCGGCCCTGGCCCTGGCCCATGTCGGCCGGGGAGACACGCTGGCAACCCTGAATCGCCTGGCCGATGCCGAAACAGCCTATCGCCTGGCCATCGAGAAGATCGCAGATGCAACCGTTGAAAAGGAAACATTGGCATCGGCCAACCTGGGGCTGGCACGGGTTCTACTGAACCAGGGGCATATCGAGGATGCCCATCGAATTGCCCGGGAACTGGTCGACGGGCAGACAGCTCGCCCCGAAACCCGCGTACTGCTTGGCGACACCTTCCAGGCGTTGGGGCAGCCGCTCGATGCCCTGGCTGAGTATGAAAGGGCTCTCGACCTGGCGTACAATGATGGGCCGGCTAACCGCCAGATGGCTCACCGTATGCTCGAAACCGGGGATCTGGCCGACGCCCGGCTGGCTTACGAAAAAGCCCTGGAAGCCAACCCATCGGACGTCGCAAGCCTGATCGGCCTGGCAAAGGTATTGAATCGAGAAAGCGGGACCGCTGTTTCGTTGGCGCAGGATGAGCGCATTGAGCTGCAGCGGGCGAAGCAGTTGCTGGAAAGAGCGCTGGCACTTGCGCCCGGCAATCTGCACGCCCAGAGAGAACTGGGGGACACACTTCTGGCCCTGGGCGATGCCGGTAGAGCGATTGAACTTTTCCAGGCGTTGCTGCTGAATCAGCCTACCCACCCGTCGGCAGGCCACAGCCTCAGACATGCCCTGGCTGCCGCCCAGGATGCTGAAGCAATATTGACTGGCTATGAAGAGCTCATCGCGGGCGCCGGAGATGGCAAGGTCGGTGAGGAGGCTGGCTTCGCCCTTGCCATGGCGTACCGCAGCCTCGACCGGCAGGATGACGCACGGGAGACCCTGACAACTCTGCTCGAGACCAACCCTGATGAAAGCAAGCTTCACCTGGCGCTGGCAGAGTTGCTGCTGGCTGATCATCAGCTGCAGGAAGCCCAGAGTCATCTGCAAAGAGCCGTCGACATTGATCCGGCCGACGCCCGCGCCGTTCAGCGACTGGGGAGATTTCACCTGGACACCGGCCAGTTGGAAAAGGCCTCGGCGCTGGCGGACAACCTTATGGAAAACCAGCCGGAATCAGCCTATGGATTCTTGCTTGCTGGCCAGAGTGCCCAGGCCAATCAGGATGAGGCAGAGGCGCTGCTCGCCTTTCGCCGTGCCGGCGGCCTGGCTCCGGACGACAGTTTCATGCAGACGCAGGTCGGGGAGGGCTATTTGCGGGCCGATCGCCAGGAAAACGCCAGGACTTCCTACCAATCGGGTGTTGCCGCCGACCGCCGCAATCCCGATGCATTGATCGGGTTGGCCAGGATCGAGTCTGCTCAGGGCCATCCCGGTATCGCGCTTGACTTGCTGCAGCAGGCACTCACTCTCGATCCCGGCTATCGGGCTTCTCAAGCTGCTTTAGGCGGTTTTCTGCTGGACTCCGGACGTGCCGATGAGGCCATTCCATACCTGAAAAGTGCGCTGGAGAAGGAACTGGAAGCCTATACGACCGGGGAACTGCGCGCCCTGGCCAGGACGAGTGCTGTGCCCCGTGGCCTGGCTCGAGCCTATCTGGCGACTGGTCACAGGGATGAAGGATTGGCGCTGCTTCAGAAAACTCTGGATCCTGAAAGGGAGCAACTTCCCTTGATTGTGGCGGAATCATTGCTGGCGGTTGGCCAGATCGAGCAAGCAATCGATGCCTATCAGGAGTTAGTCGCAGCCCAACCCGATGATGCCGGTCCACTTATCGAATTGGCTCAGGCCTACAGCCAGATTGCAGACTTCGACTCTGCGCTTGATGCCTATCAACAAGCCTCAGCCATCGATCCTGATGATTTCCGAACCTATCTTCGCCAAGGTGCCGTACTGATGGCATTGGACAGAAGCGCCGAGGCGATTCCCATCTTCGAAAATGCCGTCGCTCTGCTGGAATTGATCCCGGACGTGGTCGGGCGGACCGGTCCCGGCAGCGACGGCGAGTCCGGGGACCTGCAACTGTGGCAGGCCTGGACTGAACTGGCTCGCGCTTATTCAGAGACTGGCAGGCCACAAAAGGCTCTCGAAACCAACCTGGCCATCGCAGAAATCCGGCCTGACCTCTACGAGATCCAGGTCCTGATCGGTGACAATTACCGGGATCTGGCTGAACCAGGGCAGGCGTTGGCAGCCTACGACGAGGCGATCAGGCTCTCCAGCGGCGCTGCCATGCCCTATAGCCGTCAGGGCTATATCTATCTGGCACAACCTGGCCAGTCGCAAGCCGCCGAGACTGCCTTTATGACAGCCCTTGATCTGGATGCGGCCCACGCTGCTGCTCTGGAAGGACTGGCACGTCTCTACGCCCAGACAGGCCCAGATGGAAGTAACCTGGATTTCCTCAAGGCTGAAGCCCGATTCCGGCAGGCCATTGAGCTGGAATCTGAAAACCCAGATATCCGGATTGGCCTCGCTGATCTATATGCAAGTTTCGACCGCCACAGCGAGGCTGCTGCCCTCTACAGGTCTGCGCTGGAGATTGCTCCCCGCCTGAGCGAGGTTCGCCAGAAACTGGCGGAAAGTCTGCTGAGCTCTGGCATGGTGGAGGAGGCCAAACAGGAGCTTCTGCAACTGGCGTCAGAGTTGCCCGACAAGCCAGGCGCGTGGATCAACCTGGCCCAGATCTACCGCAGCCAGGGCGACTTCGAAAGGGCCGAAGAGGCTTATCTCGAAGTCATGACACGCAAGCCCGGCGATCACAAGCTTAAGATCGCCCTGGGAGATCTGTACCTGACGAAAGGAGAAATCAGCAGGGCGGAAGCCCTCTACCGGGAAGTAATCGAAGGCATCGAACCCGATGATCGTTCCGATGAAGCCATGAGCGTTCTGGGGCAGGCACAGAATCAGTTGGGCAAAGCCTTGCTTCGCTTAGGACAGACCGACGATGCCGTTACAGTCGCCGAAACGCTGATCGACCAGCAACCCGCGTCCTACCGGGGCTATGGCCTGTTGAGTGATATCTACGGGGGCCAGAACAATCTGGTTGATGCGATGGAGATTCTTGAATCAGGCCTATCCATTGTGAACGACAGGATCCCGTTGGGTCTGAGATTGGGCAATTATCTGCTTCGCCTGGATCGGCCTGAGGATGCCCAGGAGCTCTTCGAACAATTGATCGATGAATCACCTCAGGTAGTTGACGCCCACATCGGTCTGGCCCAATCCCATATGGCGCAGGCGTCCGAACTCAGAACACTGCGTTTTGATTTTGCCGATACTGCACTGCGAAATGCGCTGCTCCTTGATCCCGACTCGGTTGCCGCCCATACAGCCATGGGCGATCTGATGATGCTCTACGAGCACCCGAAAAGGGCCGCCGACGCCTACAAGACCGCTCTTGACATGCGGACCTCGACTGCTGGCGACAGCGCCCTGCGCCTCAAACTGGCTGAGGCCTACGCTGCCTCCGATCAGTGGCAGGCTGCCCTGCAGGAATACCAACGAGTTGCCATCGCCAACCCCGAAGAGGTGGGCCTGCAGATGACCCTGGGCAACGCGTTTACAGCCTCGGGAAGGATCGACCAGGCCCTGGAGCAGTTCCGGTTGGTCAACCGGATCGCACCCGATTTCCCTTTCGCCTACATCAAGCAGGCTGAAGTCCTTGACTCCTTGGGCGAGTCGGCACAAGCATTGGCAGCTTACCAGGCTGCCGTTGCCGCAGCACCCGATAGCGCCGACGCATACTTCACGCTGGCGACCGCCTACCGGGCTCGGGATATGATCGATGAGGCCATCGCATCCCTGGAAAGAGGATTGGCAATCGATCCAGACCGCGAGGCACCGCGCCAGGTTTTGGAGGTTCTCAAAGCTGAACGATAA
- a CDS encoding lipid II flippase MurJ has translation MTDQGPGGVDKGLEIQENADQTSPARRLVASSATVSVFNGLGVVAGFALDALIAASFGVGTQTDAFFAAWRLPFLITVVFGMAASATLVPLFARGVAGGQESPLSETFSRIFNAVAILAALLSGLGILLSPWLVSTLFAGLPAPGQALAASLSQVLFLTVLFTGPVEVLRSLLYGHQIFALPTAINFARSTTAIVVFMAGSLLFPSLTESDWSGLHLLAWGFLAGAVVQLLVVTWQARRHTSLQWQPLFDLRHPTLRRTARLASAPTAGALVRQSITLAETAVASYLPPGSVTVLNYASRLTFVLSSVFLSSITTASMPVLSQDLAAGRREKVRQTLLTAMRLVTLLAIPLGIGLAALGVPVIRLLFERGRFDEQASQLTGTVLSLYAVSILFLGYFRVVQAYFYAAFKAGVVLILFIVLAVTTISLDIGLAGRIGVQGIAIGFTVGTLLTTILGLMLLWHEVYPDRSADRDRQRLVSLLVLNAKVAIASLLMALAALGVLRVLPDSSWALLPALALGGLVFLASAWLLQVQELGLAWDLIRQRGVRPE, from the coding sequence GTGACCGATCAAGGTCCTGGTGGCGTCGACAAAGGCTTAGAGATCCAGGAAAACGCGGACCAAACCAGCCCCGCCAGGAGACTCGTAGCCAGTTCTGCGACCGTATCGGTCTTCAATGGCCTGGGGGTGGTGGCAGGCTTTGCGCTGGATGCCCTGATCGCCGCCTCGTTCGGCGTAGGCACTCAGACCGATGCCTTTTTCGCAGCCTGGCGGCTCCCTTTCCTGATCACCGTGGTCTTCGGCATGGCCGCCAGTGCTACCCTGGTTCCTCTGTTCGCCCGCGGCGTAGCCGGCGGACAGGAGAGTCCTCTCTCGGAAACGTTCAGCCGGATTTTCAACGCGGTTGCCATTCTGGCGGCCCTGCTGAGCGGGCTGGGCATACTGCTGTCCCCCTGGCTTGTGAGCACCCTCTTTGCAGGCCTGCCGGCACCAGGTCAGGCGTTAGCCGCCAGCCTCTCCCAGGTCCTCTTTCTGACCGTTCTGTTCACAGGTCCTGTGGAGGTCCTCCGGTCCTTGCTCTACGGCCATCAGATCTTTGCCCTCCCGACGGCGATCAATTTCGCGCGCAGCACCACTGCCATTGTCGTATTCATGGCGGGAAGCCTTCTTTTTCCATCGCTGACCGAAAGTGACTGGAGCGGTCTGCACCTGCTGGCCTGGGGCTTTCTTGCCGGTGCTGTGGTCCAGCTGCTGGTGGTCACCTGGCAGGCCCGCCGGCACACCTCGTTGCAGTGGCAACCGCTATTCGACCTGCGTCATCCCACGTTGCGCCGAACTGCTCGACTGGCCTCCGCTCCGACGGCGGGAGCGCTGGTGCGCCAAAGCATCACCCTGGCCGAAACTGCCGTGGCTTCCTACCTGCCGCCGGGCAGCGTAACTGTACTCAATTACGCCAGCCGCCTGACCTTTGTGCTCAGTTCGGTGTTTCTCAGCAGTATCACCACCGCAAGCATGCCCGTGCTCAGTCAGGACCTGGCAGCAGGACGCCGGGAAAAGGTCAGACAGACCCTCTTGACTGCCATGCGTCTGGTCACGCTTCTTGCTATCCCCCTGGGAATCGGCCTGGCGGCTCTGGGCGTGCCTGTCATTCGCCTGCTGTTTGAACGGGGACGCTTCGACGAACAGGCAAGCCAGCTGACGGGAACCGTGTTGAGTCTCTATGCGGTGAGTATCCTGTTCCTGGGGTACTTCCGGGTGGTGCAAGCCTATTTCTACGCGGCATTTAAGGCGGGTGTCGTTCTGATTCTGTTCATCGTTCTCGCCGTGACCACCATCTCTCTCGATATCGGGCTGGCCGGCCGGATCGGTGTTCAGGGAATCGCTATCGGCTTTACCGTGGGCACCTTGCTGACCACAATCCTGGGTTTGATGCTACTCTGGCACGAGGTATATCCAGATCGCAGCGCTGACCGTGATCGGCAACGACTGGTTTCCCTGCTTGTGCTCAACGCCAAGGTAGCCATTGCCTCCCTCTTGATGGCATTAGCAGCGCTTGGTGTCCTGCGGGTTCTTCCCGATTCCTCTTGGGCCTTGTTGCCGGCTCTGGCCCTGGGCGGGCTGGTGTTTCTTGCCAGTGCCTGGCTCCTGCAGGTGCAAGAACTTGGACTTGCCTGGGACCTCATTCGACAGCGTGGGGTCCGACCGGAATAA
- a CDS encoding tetratricopeptide repeat protein yields MARAGRELRGALLGRAGAGDLPLGADTPGIWTLARGYDMETPGSSSTAVRRAVEEQRLQRAAALLKKLPAPSWLEGVALASAGQYEEAEVALSAVLASDPEDPFALLALGNLLDEKGRQENAHAIWKRANLDQAVSQQLHRIGSSLDSSEGEAMLLLATEIDPRNSNAYHALAGRYWHSDRQKAVELYEKSLANDLLAPFYRYLAEGRLALDQERWQEATGAFENAVAIRPKRADVRQHLATSLRKLGRNQEAITQLKQAAQLAETNPWPLVHLGEIYVEERAFDEAIAALAAASQRQNDLAIAFVLLGRAYRANEQLNPSVEAWERAVELAPENPGYHLRLAEVLAATGETERAILAVQEALRLNPNNAHALRLLESLDAGTGKAP; encoded by the coding sequence ATGGCTCGGGCTGGTCGTGAGCTGCGCGGGGCATTATTGGGCCGCGCCGGTGCGGGCGACCTTCCCCTTGGAGCTGACACGCCGGGGATCTGGACGCTGGCTCGAGGCTACGACATGGAAACACCTGGCTCATCGTCCACTGCAGTCCGTCGCGCCGTGGAAGAGCAACGCCTGCAGCGGGCCGCTGCCCTGCTGAAAAAACTCCCCGCGCCATCGTGGCTCGAGGGGGTAGCTCTGGCATCGGCTGGTCAGTACGAAGAAGCTGAAGTTGCCCTGTCCGCTGTGCTGGCTTCAGATCCCGAGGATCCCTTTGCCTTGCTTGCCTTGGGCAACCTGCTTGACGAAAAGGGTCGCCAGGAGAATGCCCATGCGATCTGGAAGCGCGCGAACCTGGATCAGGCTGTCAGCCAACAACTCCACCGTATCGGCTCCAGCCTGGACAGCTCCGAGGGCGAGGCCATGCTGCTCCTGGCAACCGAGATCGATCCCCGGAACTCCAACGCTTATCACGCCCTTGCAGGTCGTTACTGGCACAGCGACCGCCAGAAGGCCGTCGAACTGTATGAAAAATCGCTGGCCAACGATCTTCTGGCACCCTTTTACCGTTACCTGGCCGAGGGGCGCCTCGCTCTGGACCAAGAACGCTGGCAGGAGGCAACGGGCGCCTTCGAAAACGCTGTCGCGATCAGACCGAAACGGGCCGACGTGCGCCAGCATTTGGCCACCTCCTTGCGAAAGTTGGGGCGTAACCAGGAGGCGATCACGCAGCTAAAGCAGGCGGCACAGCTGGCCGAAACAAATCCCTGGCCGCTGGTTCATCTTGGCGAGATCTATGTTGAGGAAAGGGCGTTTGACGAGGCCATCGCCGCCCTGGCCGCGGCATCGCAGCGTCAAAACGATCTGGCAATCGCCTTTGTCCTCTTGGGGCGGGCATACCGTGCCAATGAGCAGCTAAACCCCTCGGTCGAAGCATGGGAGCGAGCCGTTGAGCTGGCCCCCGAAAATCCAGGCTATCACTTACGCCTTGCGGAAGTCCTGGCTGCAACAGGAGAAACTGAGCGTGCGATTTTGGCCGTTCAAGAGGCCCTGCGACTGAACCCCAACAATGCCCATGCCCTGCGGCTATTGGAAAGCCTGGATGCCGGGACCGGGAAGGCTCCGTGA